A section of the Humulus lupulus chromosome 2, drHumLupu1.1, whole genome shotgun sequence genome encodes:
- the LOC133814030 gene encoding uncharacterized protein LOC133814030 yields MKKVNTALTTDKPIVSEKDDNDEKDKQTKALEAWVENDFLCKNFILNGLSDDLYDYYNSDKNAKEIWDALQKKYDTEEAGTKKYAVSRYLKFQMTDDKLVEAQSHELQKIAHEIISEGISLDEQFQVAVIIDKLPPAWKDFKKFLRHKTKEFSLESLITRLRIEEEARKQDQKEEVLVVSSNNNTNKKSTAVLKPNGKNFKNQN; encoded by the coding sequence ATGAAAAAGGTTAACACTGCTCTGACTACTGATAAGCCTATTGTCTCTGAAAAAGATGACAACGATGAGAAGGACAAACAAACTAAGGCATTAGAAGCTTGGGTCGAAAATGATTTTTTATGCAAAAATTTCATTCTCAATGGTTTATCTGATGACTTGTATGACTATTATAATTCTGACAAAAATGCTAAGGAAATCTGGGATGCACTGCAAAAGAAGTATGACACTGAGGAGGCTGGAACCAAGAAGTACGCTGTCAGTCGCTACCTCAAATTTCAGATGACCGATGACAAGTTAGTGGAAGCCCAATCTCATGAACTTCAGAAAATCGCTCATGAAATAATTTCTGAAGGTATATCTTTAGATGAACAATTTCAAGTTGCTGTAATTATTGACAAATTGCCCCCTGCGTGGaaagattttaaaaaatttctcagGCACAAAACAAAAGAATTTTCACTAGAAAGTCTGATCACTCGCCTTCGTATTGAGGAGGAAGCTCGTAAACAAGACCAGAAAGAAGAAGTGCTTGTTGTATCCAGCAACAACAACACTAACAAAAAGTCCACTGCGGTTCTGAAACCCAATGGGAAAAACTTCAAGAATCAGAATTGA